CACTTCCTTCCCCTCTGGCGTGTCTCTGCCCGGGTCATGGGGCTCCTGCGAGGATCACACAGGAACTCACTTGAAGTGTCCGGCGCACTGCACTCCGACGGGGCGCCCTGCCGGGTCCCCGCGGCGCACCAGTCTCTTCCTCGGGTCACCCGCTCCCCGGGCGCGCAGGCGCAGTCCGCGTCGCCGACTCACGCGGCTGGTTTCAGGTTTCCGGCAAGGCGAGGCGAGGCCGGTGTTCGGCTGGCGGCTAGCTGGGACTAGCGGAGCGGCGGAGTCTCGATTGGCAGTGCCTGGACAGGCGCAAGGGCCGGCGCGGGCTTCGGGCGCTCCCGGCATCCctcgggcggcggcggcggcggcgaggcgAAACGAAGGAGTGTGTGCGGCGGACCCGGCGGCGGGTAGAGGCGAGAGGGCTGCAGGAGACCAAGGGGAAGCCGGGCCGGtggggccgccgccgccgccatgcAGGAAATCATCGCCAGCGTGGACCACATCAAATTTGACTTGGAGATCGCGGTGGAGCAGCAGCTCGGGGCGCAGCCGCTGCCCTTCCCCGGCATGGACAGTGAGCGCGGGGCCCGGGCGGGAGGGCAAAAGCGACTCGAGCCCGGGACCCGCTCCTCTGTGATCCCGGGACTCCCTCGCCTCGGTCCTGAGACCTCCCCCGGCTTCCTCTGGATCCTGGGACCCCTCCCATTTGGTCGCGGGACTCCTCCCTCTAGGTCTTGAGagtccctcccacctcctccggGTCCTGGGACCCTCCCCTTTAGTTCCCGAACTCCCTCATCTGTGGTCCCACGactcttcccactccatcctgaGACCTCCTCTTCTGGAACCCGGGACGCTCCCCCTTGGTTTCAGGACTCCTGACTCCCAGGCCCCCATTTCCACCGTCTAGGGACTCCTTTTCCCCTCACTCGGACTCAGGAGTTCACTGCCTCGGATCTTTGGCCCCCTGCGGCTGTTCAAAGGTAATCTGTAGGAGGGTAGGACCTTGTCTGTTCGCCTAATTCTTGAATAACGGTGGGTTATCCTGGATTGGAACTCTCCCTCAACACTCTCCCAACTACAGGAGAGTACTAGGATATCGCACCCCCTACCTCCCGCCCCCGCTACGTTGAGCGTCTCTTCTTGCTTTCATCAAAACTAGGCGGTTGGAGGAGACGTGCTGAGGGAAGGACCACCTTTCTGTAGGAGACCCCAGCTACACTCTCAAACTCCCTTCTAGGACTCACTCTCCTGGGAGCTCATCCCTAGTTTTTGGCCTGTCCCTACTTTTTCCTGGACCCCAACTCTGGGTTATTCATCACACCCAGCAGCTGGTGTGGACCCTTGGCCTGAACTCCCTTCACTGCTCCCCTTCACATGGTAGCTCCTGGCTTCCCACCTCCTACTCGGTAGGATATCTTGTACTTTAAAAGAAACCAGtagttttctttgtgtcttctttccTGTCTGGACATACTTGAAATCTAATGCTATAACCTTAAAGTTTGGGGGCTTGTAGAAGTCACTGAGTTCaatccacagatgaggaaactgagacccaagcGGGGGAGGGGACTTGCTGACAACCACTCAGTGCATAGCAGAGGTGGGCAAGCTCTCCAGTGTCGTGTGCTTTTGCCCAGAACTACCAGCGGGGTCTCCCACCGCTCCCAGCAGCCTCACTCCCCTCAGGCCGTCGCACATGTGACCTCTGAGTCTGTCCCtttatgtggtttttttgttgttgtttgtttgcttttgagacggggcccctctgtcacccaggctgggtgcagtgacgcaatcatggctcaatgcagcctcgacttcccaggctccagcaatcctcccacctcagtctcccaagtagctggaaccacaggcatgcaccaacacgcctggcaaatttttttgtgtgtatttcttGGTAGAGACActatttcaccatgtttcccagggttggtcttgaactcctgggctcaagtgatccttttaccTCGGCCTTcggaagtactgggattacaggcatgagccactgcacctggcctaaatatatatatatatatatatatatatatatttttttttttttttttttttttttttttttgctgcctgTCCTACAACTTTACATGGTGATACTTCTGTACAAGATAGTTTCATTGGAAATTAATTAAGTCTTCAAGAAAAACAAGATAGTGCTTATAAGGAGACATCATCAGACCACCCTATTTGACACAGGCACAAACACCATCACCACTGTACACCCCCTAAAAAGCAGCTGCTCAAATTCTCACACACCCTCTCTTACCTACCCCTCGACTCTTGTGATCACTTCATCCCTGCACATGTGgccttttcctgtcttttttttttttttgagacagagttttgctgttgtcacccaggctggagtgcaatggtgcgatctcagctcactgcaacctccacctcccagattcaagcagttgtgctgcctcggcctcctgagcagctgggattataggcgcccgccaccacgcccaactaatttttgtatttttagtagagatgaggtttcaccatgttggccaggctggtcttgaactcctgacctcaaatgatccacctgcctcggcctcccaaagtgctgggattacgggcatgagccattgtgcccagccagccTTTTCCTGTCTTGATGGCACTAGCTTGAGACCATGGAACCACCCACGCAGGGCAGCTCTTTTCCTCCCACCCTTCTGCCACCTGACACATCCACAAGCCTGTGAGGGGAGGTACAGTGGCGAGGGGCCCACATACCTGTTCCTGAGGCCAGAGACATGCCTAGCCATGGGTGCTGCCCCAGCCAGGGCTTCAGAGTCAGTAGGCACCCTCCACACTCGCTGCTTGTCCATATCCTGTTCAGTTAAAGCCTAGTGAGGCCACAGCCCTTCCTCACCCATCCCTCCTCTTCATCCCCATCTGAGTTTTGGGAAGAACTGTCACTTTGCCCATAAGGCATACTCATCCCATCCACATGAGACTTAGTTCCCAGCACTGTGGATTTCTGAGCAGAAGCAACTCTAACCTCTGAAGAGAGAGACCAGAAGtactttgagaatttttttcttttttttttttttttgagacggagtctcgctctgtcacccaggctggagtgcagtggcacaatctcagctctctgcaagctccgcctcccgggttcacgccattctcctgcctcagcctcccgagtagctgggactacaggcacccgccaccacgcccagctaattttttgtatttttagtagagacggggtttcaccatgttagccaggatggtctccatctcctgacctcgtgatccacccgcctcagcctctcaaagtgctgggattacaggcacgtgccaccatgcctggctaatttttgcatttttagcagagatggggtttcaccatattggccaggctggtcttgaactcctgatgtcaagtgatccacccgcctcggcctcccacagtgctaggattacagacgtgagtcaccgcacctggccactttcAGACTTTTTGAGATACAAATGGAGTGACCTCCCTGTGACAGCCGCAAGTTCTATAACCTCAGCTGTGTCCTAGCAAAATCTGCCTGCTTCCAAGAAGCCAAGGAATCTTTTGTGATTTAGCAAGGGGAGGCATGTTAAGTGGGCTTCAGGGATGTTGTCATTGGTTTTTCAGCAATTCTAAAATGGTTACTTGTAGAGGAAACTGTTTCTGATGCCAAGGTCAGTTTAGTCTGGCAGCCGGGGCTGGTGAATTCCTGGTCTCATCAGAACAGCTGGTCCCTGGAGCCCACTGAATTCCAGCACACTCCGACTGTGGGAATGAAaggctgtgctttttttttcttttctattttttattattaacaagCAACAtaatcagctgggcgcggtggctcacgcctgtaaacccagcactttgggaggccgaggcaggcggatcacgaggtcaggagatcaagaccatcctggctaacacggtgaaaccccatctctactaaaaatacaaaaaatgagccaggtgaggtggcgggtgcctgtagtcccagctactcgggaggctgaggcaggagaatggtgtgaaccccggggggtggagcctgcagtgagccgagatcacgccactgcactccagcctgggtgacagcgagactccgtcttaaaaaaaaaaaacaagcaacataatcaaaaacagaaacacaacaacCTTAAAGCTGAAACAGCAATAAGTCAAACTGCTGCAGCAGTTCACAGATGTACCTAGGGTACATGCTCCCTCATTGCGAGGCAGGACGTAGGCACATGACTGCATTTAGTATATATGTGACCAAGAAGAATGAGAGAAATGGAAAACACTGGAGAACAGAAAGTATCAAGAACCTTTCATCAGGCAATCCCAAAGTGCTctgctcttttcctcttctttgccTCTGTATCCTCTGTGGTTCCAGTTCCAGCTGAACTTGTGACAATCCCAAATCGCTCCTTCCTCTTTTTCAGTTTCTCATCGTCTTCAGACTTTCTGGAGATTGAAGAGACATTCAAACCAAATCTTTGAGCTCTTTCCTTCGGCTTATCCACGTTAACCATAGGTTTGTTATCAGATGACAGACTTTTGTTGGAACTGAAGAAATCCCAAACCTAGCTGCCTGAGCAGCTTTCTTAACCTCCAAGCTCACAGGTACACTGAATCGTTAGGCCCTCTTCTGCATTCTCTCAGCCTGTGGTATTTCAGATGTAATTTTCACCACTTTCTTCTCTGCTGCCACATCAACAGTTTTTTTCAGGGGGTTCTTCCTATTTGACAAGGggtttgtttcttcttctgtttcATCTCCTAGTACATCTTCATTTGCCTCCTCTTCAGCATGTTCTTCAAGATATGTCTGGAGTCTGTGGATAAGATCTTGCTTTATTCCCTTGGTCTCCAAACCACAAGCAAGACATTCTTGCTTTAGTTCAGCAAGCTTCAGCTGATGGAGCTCCACCATCTCAGTTACCATCTTGTTACCCCTCCGGGTGTGCTCTTTTAATAATTGTATGGGGGGTggggtgtagtggctcaatcctagcactttgggaagccaaggcgagcggatcatgaggtcgggagttcgagaccagcctgtaaTAATTGtatgtgggccaggcgtggtggcttacgtctataatcccagcactttgggaggccaaggtaagtggatcacttgaagccagtagtttgagaccagcctggccaacatggcaaaaccccatctctactaaaaatacaaaaaaaattggccaggcatgatggtgcacctataatcccagctactcaggaagctgaggcaggagaatctcttgaaccagggaggcggaggttgcagtgagccaagatcacaccaccgcactctagcctgggcgacagagcgagactctgtctcaaaaaaatagaaaaaaaaattgtgtacagATGTTGCATATTAAAAGCAGTCCTCTGTTTCTGCACTTAACGTGCTTCCCTCTGGACTAGCATCTCAGAGGCACTGCCTCTTCCTTGAAGCCTGACCCTCCTCAGAGGCCCTGATTGTCTGTACTTCTGTGAGATCATTCCTTCCCTCTGCCTCATGTTAAGGTGTCCGTGAATTCACCCTCCTGGAGGAAGGTGTGAGCTAGGGGCCATTAATTTAttcctgtgtgtcaggcactttggctcaacgcctgtaatcccagcactttgggaggccgaggtgggtggatcacctgaagtcaagagttggagaccagcctggccaacatggcgaaaccccgtctctactaaaaatacaaaaattagccaggcgtggtggcaggcacctgtaatcccagctacttgggaggctgaggcaagagaattgcttgaacctgggaggcagagattgcagtgagccaagatcgcgccattgcactccagccagggcaactagagcgaaaccccatctcaaaaaaagaaaaattatttctgtgaTCTTCTACTCCAGCCTTCCTTTCCCCACCCACTCTTAACTCCTTGAAAGGATCTTATATACAGGAGGCTCTCAAAGCACTGGGTAATGACTGCTCTCAATGTATGTGTCTCATTTGTAGGGCATGACTAACTTAAGCAGCTTCTTCCTTGCTTGGTTGGGCTTTGCATATTTTTGCTACTTTATTTCCTGTACCCTGAACCCTTGGTGGGTCAGAGGTCAGAAGGGTTCCCTCCCACTGTTTTCAGACATCATCAATAGCAAATTGCACCTCTTTGTTTgattcctctccttttctctcgtTTCTACAGAGTCGGGCGCTGCTGTCTGTGAATTCTTTTTGAAAGCTGCCTGCGGCAAAGGTAAGAAACTCCGGGCTCCCTGATGTGCCTCTGGAGGCGCCCTCCCACCTCCTTGTCCCCGGCAGACTTGGAGGCTGCCAGGTCTCTGGCTCACATTGCTTTCTACAGACTAACGATCTCTGTAGATAAAACTGGTTTGGACAGGCTAGGACCCTGATGGGGTGTTCCACCTGAAACCTAAATGCAGGACTGAACCTGGCTCTCCCCGTGGCCACAAGCTGACCTGTGACATGGAGAGAAGCCCCCAGCATTGAGACACTCAGGAACTTTCTCAATGTCACAGAGTTAATAAGCGGTGGAGCCCAGTGTCTGGACCCAGGTCTTTCTCATTCCACAGTCTCCACAGGCTCATGGTTTTCTGTGGCCTCCCATCAAAACACCCCATGATAACCCATCTTGCGGGGTCTTGTTCTCGATAACCAGCCCCCAACACAGACTACACAAAActactgaggtgggagaatcccttgaaccagggagtcagaggttgcagtgagccaagatcgtgccattgcactgcagcctggcaacagagcaagactctatctcaaaaaaaaaaaaatcttgctttaTTTCCTTGGTCTCCAAACCACAAGCAAGACATTCTTACTTTAGTTCAGCAAGCTTCAGCTTATGGAGCTCCACTGTCTCGGTCACCATCTTGTTACCCCTCTGGCTGTGCTCTTTTAATAATTGTATGTGGGCCGGGCTAATTCATCAGAAGTATCActaggggccaggcgtggtggctcacgcctgtatcccagcactttgggaggccgaggtggatggatcacctgaggctgggagttcgagaccagcctggccaacatggtgaaacctcatctctactaaaaattcaaaaattagctgggcatggtgacacccgtctataatcccagctactcgggaggctgaggcaggagaatcacttgaacctgggaggcagaggttgcagtgagccaagatcgtgccattgcactccagcctaggcaacagagcgagactctgtctcaaaaaaacaaacaaacaaaaagaagtatcACTAGGCACAACCTTAACTTTCCATGGTCTGGGCATTTTTCTCCCTGTAGGAAAATTTATGTAGGAGACTTAAATATTAATCATAAGCTTGAAAAAGATAGCAGAGAATCAGAGCAAAGGACTGGTTTTAATGAATGGTTTTCGTGAGTTTTGCTTCTATAATGTAGTCATTTACCACTGAGGTAGGAGACTTGCTGGCAGATCAGCCAGGCCAACTTCACACTGTCCAGTCAGAACGTCGTTACCTCCACTGGGCTTCTGGTCTCATTCCCATGTCTTTGCTCAGTAATTCTGCCCTTCTGACCAGGCACCTTCTGTTAGCACAGCCATCCCTAACACAGGGCATTCTGACTGTCTCTCTGTTGactaatacagtagccactagtcacatgtggcAGTTCAAATTTAAGTAAAGTCAAATcacatttaaaacttaaaatcctCAGAAACACTagtcatatttcaagtgctcagtagtcaCATGGGGCTAGCAgctgccatattggacagcagAAGTGTACAGCGGCCTCATTCTGGTCGGACCTCCATGGTGGTCTTGCCAGGCCACCCGTTAGAAGTCCCACACATCCCCAGAGGCAGGCTCTGTCCCATCAGGTCCTGTCCCAGAAGGGACACGTCCCTCCATGTGTATACATCACATTTCCTCAATTCTGAAattggtctttctttctttttttttttttttaaaaaaaaaaagaggcagcatcttactctgtcacccaggctggagtgcagtggcacagtcatagctgactgcaagctggacctcctgggcccaagtgatcctcccacctcagcctcctcagtagctgggactacaggtgtgcaccaccaaacccagctaatttttttttttttttagacggagttttgctcttgttgcccaggctggagtgcagtggtgtcatcttggctcactgcaacttctgccttctgagttcaagtaattttcctgcctcagcctcccgagtagctgggattacaggtgcacaccaccacacccagctaattttctgtatttttagtagagacagggtttcattatgttggccaggctggtcttgaactcctgacctcaggtgatgcacccgcctcggtctctcaaactgctgcgattacaggtgtgagccactgtgcctggtcccccAGCTTGCTTGGCTGGCTTAcctacttacttatttatttatatagtgaAGACAAGgtctcaggctgatctcgaacttcttggctcaagcgattctcctgtcttggcctcccaaagtgctaggatcatagGTTTGAGCTACTACACCCGGCcaagttcctttctttttttctttttttttgagacagagttttgttcttgtcatccaggctggagtgcaatggcgtgatctccggtcattgcaacctccgcctcctgggttcaagcgattctccagcctcagcctcccaagtagctgggattacaggcacccacccccacgcctggctaattttttttttgtatttttagtagagatggggtttcaccatgtcggccaggctggtctcaaactcctgacctcgtgatccacccgcctcagcctcccagcaccTCCCCCCTTTTAATTCCTCCATCTTACAGTAATATCTGTGAGATCATgagtaacttttttttgtttgtttttttttgaaaaggtgtcttgctctgttgcccaggctggagtgcagtggcgcgatctctgctcactgcaagctccgcctcccaggttcacgctattgtcctgcctcagcctcccgagtagctgggactacaggcacctgccaccatgcgcagctaattttttgtatttttagtagagacgggatttcactgtgccagccaggatggtctcgatctcctgaccttgtgatccgcccgccttggccttccaaagtgctgggattaccggcgtgatccactgcgcctggccatgagtaactattaaaatgtaaaatgtctgTCAGTGTAGTGCCTCAAATCATGTTGCCTTCTGTGAGGGGGACCTCTGCCCCTTTCCAAGACGTGATGCCTTCAGGTGGCTCCAGGAGTTAGGAAGTGAAGGTACCTCAGCTTCTTCAGGCCGTGTCCCCCGGGCTCAGGGTGGCCTCTCTGCTGACACCCTGTCCCTATCTTGCCGGCAGGGGGCATGTGTCCATTTCGCCACATCAGCGGTGAGAAGACAGTTGTGTGCAAACACTGGCTGCGTGGCCTATGCAAGAAAGGGGACCAGTGTGAGTTCCTGCATGAGTATGACATGACCAAGATGCCCGAGTGCTACTTCTACTCCAAGTTCGGTAAGGTGCCTGGAGCCCTGGAGGCTCTGCTGAGAACCAGGGTGCAGAGGGGTCCGCTGGCTGCTCAGTGCCCACACTGTCTCTGCCTGCCTTTCCCATCTTTCCATTCTCAGAGGAGAAACTCTGGCAGAGCCTGCCAGCCTCAGCCGGCTTTTACGGGACAGCGTGGCTATTTTCtgctcatctctttttttttttttttttttaaagacacagggtctcgctatgtttcgcatactggtcttgaactcctgggctcgagtgatctgcctgcctcagcctcccaaagtgctgggattacaggcgtgagccaccacgcctggccccgcGCATCACTTTGGAGTGCTTCAGTGTTAGGAGCTCTTTCAGTCACTCTGGGATTTGAGGCTAATGAGGGTGACCCGGAAGCAGCGAGTTGTGCAGCTGGCTGCATTATGTCCATGGTTGGTTTCTGTCCACGTCCACCTTCTCCCTGAAACCCACTTCTCCCTCCAGCGTGCGCACTGCCTCTCAGGCCCAAGCCGGTTCCTTCTCTCCAGGAGCCATGATCCTGGTGACATCTCAGCCATCCTAAACAGCCCTTCAAAATAACAGCCTTAGATGTGTCTTCTGGTAGCAACAAGCTTGCCTTGAGCCCTGCTTAGAGAATGCGTGGTCTCAGCTGTTCTGAGTGGCCTGTGTGGAGAAGCGGGAGACCGGGTGGAGTCAGTGGGGCTGGCACAGAGTCTGGCAGAGATGTTGTGCTCCCTGCTGGAATGAGTCCCCAGGGTCCCTGCTCAGGTCTGCACTTCAAGGTTTCCCAGGAAGCAGCTGTGTGGGTCAGCATGAGGCTGGCTCTGGTCCTGTGCAGGGAGCCCGGCAGAAGGCTGGAATCCTGCAGGGGGCCAAGGAGTGCAGAGTATGCTTCATGCTTTCAAGCACTGCTGTTGGAGGAGACATTAATTATTTCAGCATCCCATCAGGCGTGGCCTGCTGGCTTATTAATGAGAGCTGTGGCTTGTTTTGTGGAGGTGGCATAAGCTGAGAAGAAACAGGACCCAAGCTTCCTAGCTCCCCAAGTGCTGTCCCTGTCATTGTGCAATGTAGCATGTTCCCCCTGACGCCTTGCCCATAGCAGCACTGGGATGGGGCAGTGGCCTCCCATCTGTCCCCAGAGGCAGCAGCTGGCTCTCCTGGGCAGGCTCTTGAGGCACCGCTATACAAGTGGCCCGAGGGTCGCTCCTTCCTTGCTGACAGCCCTGGTGCAGGACGCACTGTCTGCAGCTTCTGTAACCGGCACCACAGACACTGGGTTGAGGGCCCTCTTTCCAGGCACTGGAGGGACAATGGTGAAGAGGTCCTTGCCCTGTGAAGCCTTCACTCTTGTGGTCCAGGGAAAGAGGTAGCCGATAGGCCATGAGACGAACAGAGAAGAAATTGCCTGTGACAAGTGCTCTGAAGGAAGGAAACCGTGACCAGAACCTTCTCTAGGCTGAGTGGTCAAGGATGAGGGGATTCCTGAGCTGGGAGCGGAAGACTAAGAAGGGGCTGGTCCTGGTGCAGGGGGACCCATGTGGCTGGGGGGTGGCAGAGGCTGAGCCTGTGGAGGGACCTGGGGAAGGAGTTTGCATTTCCTCTGGATTTTGAGCACAGTTGTAAACGTGGATTGGAGAAGGTGAGCCTGGAAGCGGGCAACTACCCAGGAAGCTGGTTCTCACTGCTGGTGGTCCCTGGGGCCCACTGCTTTGGAGAGGGCCAGGTCCACAAGTGCTTCCCCCTACCCTTGTCCCAGCTCTTAGATGTGAAGAGCCAATCACAATGGAACTTCCTGGTCTCAATGGGTGCGTTTCCATCACAGCTCCGCTGCACAGGAAGCTGGGGCTCAGAAACACTCTTCCCTGGCTCTCAGGGCTCATCAGGCCAAAACTGGACACCAGAACCTCTTTTCCTTGGATGAAGCCAAGGTGGGCCTGGCCCCGGCCTTCCCAGTGGCCTCACGTCTGAGTTTCCCTGCAGGGGAGTGCAGCAACAAGGAATGTCCCTTCCTGCACATCGACCccgagtccaagatcaaggactGTCCTTGGTATGACCGCGGCTTCTGCAAGCATGGTAGGTGCCAGGGTGGGCTGGGCCCCCTGGCAAGAAGCCAGTCCTCCCTTCTCTGCCAGCTGGTCTACCTGGGACATCTCCCCTACCTGTCCCAGCAAAACCTGACATTCTGCAGCTAGCGGCTTTCTCACACTCCTCATCTCCCTTGACTCTCCCAAGAATGCTGGGTGGGTGGTGGTCCACCTGCATTTTTGATAAGGAGGccagtgttgggaggtgaggtCCCTGCCCCCTGTCTCCCATGAATGGGGGACAGCCAGCATTTGAAACCATGCTCCAGCTCTCTAACTGGTAGAGGGGACATCTAAGTGACCAGACACTTGGCTCTGCAGGTCCCCTCTGCAGGCACCGGCACACACGGAGAGTCATCTGTGTGAATTACCTCGTGGGATTCTGCCCGGAGGGGCCCTCATGTAAATTCATGCAGTGAGTAGCCAGCCGCTCCGCCCTCTACCCCAGCTCCCGGCCCAGGCCCTGCTGCCCTCCGTATCTTCCCTGGGCCAACTAGGCCTTGGTCACTGGGTGATGTCAGTACCAGggccaggggtgggggcaggagatgGGGAAGTAATCCCTGCTTATGGCCACCAATGCTTCCTGAGCCCAGAGGTGGCTCTGCCTAGACCAGCAGCTGACCTTTCTTGGGTCATGGGCCATCTGGTAATGTAATGGAAGCTGTGGGATACAGACACACATGTAGCCTTGCATATCATTTAGAGAATTTGGGGACTTCCAGTTAAGAACCGGTGCCCTAAAGGAAGGAATTTCAGAGCCTCCCATGTGGAGGCTCAGGAAACCCTGAGCTTGGGGTTTCACATAGAATAAGTAGTCGTCTAACAGTGAGGGTAGGAGAGAACGCACCCACTTCACACAGCAGCACACTGAGGCACAGGGCTCAGTCCCTGGCCAAGGGCACATGGTGGCAGGTGGTGGCACCTGGTCAGAGGCAagtctgggccaggtgtggtggctcacgcctgtaatcccagcactttgggaggccgaggaaggcggatcacgaggtcaggagttcgagaccagcctggccaatatggtgaaaccccgtctctactaaaaatacaaaaattagccaggcgtagtggtgcatgcctgtattcccagctacttgggaggctgaggcagaagaatcacttgaacccaggaggtggaggttgcagtgagccaacatcgtgccactgcactccagcctgggtgacagagcgagactccatctctaaataaatacaataaataaatagcaagtcTGTGAGCCTCCGAAGACGGGTTTTAATTCTTGCTCCGTGGGGTTAGCACCCCTCTTGTGGCTCCATTTTCTTGTCCTTGGAGCCCAGTGCCCATCTGTCACTTTGGTTGTGGACCTGGGCTTCTGCCTGGGGTGGCACTGGGGCCGCAGACAAGCCTCCTCTCCTCCCGGCTGCCTTGCCCACACTGCTGAACCTACAGCAGGATAACCGTCTCCAGGTCTGTGGGGACCCTGGTCCCTGCTTCTCACTGCAGGGAAGTGGCCGGTGCTGTCACTGGGTCTCACTCCCTGAATGAGAGTGCAGGCACCTGCAGGTGGCTCAGGGGCAGACCGCCACCaagtgatgggaggggctgacggcagagtaagaccctgcggGGAGG
This window of the Pongo abelii isolate AG06213 chromosome 6, NHGRI_mPonAbe1-v2.0_pri, whole genome shotgun sequence genome carries:
- the CPSF4 gene encoding cleavage and polyadenylation specificity factor subunit 4 isoform X5, with amino-acid sequence MCPFRHISGEKTVVCKHWLRGLCKKGDQCEFLHEYDMTKMPECYFYSKFGECSNKECPFLHIDPESKIKDCPWYDRGFCKHGPLCRHRHTRRVICVNYLVGFCPEGPSCKFMHPRFELPMGTTEQPPLPQQTQPPAKQRTPQVIGVMQSQNSSAGNRGPRPLEQVTCYKCGEKGHYANRCTKGHLAFLSGQ
- the CPSF4 gene encoding cleavage and polyadenylation specificity factor subunit 4 isoform X4; this translates as MCPFRHISGEKTVVCKHWLRGLCKKGDQCEFLHEYDMTKMPECYFYSKFGECSNKECPFLHIDPESKIKDCPWYDRGFCKHGPLCRHRHTRRVICVNYLVGFCPEGPSCKFMHPRFELPMGTTEQPPLPQQTQPPAKQSNNPPLQRSSSLIQLTSQNSSPNQQRTPQVIGVMQSQNSSAGNRGPRPLEQVTCYKCGEKGHYANRCTKGHLAFLSGQ
- the CPSF4 gene encoding cleavage and polyadenylation specificity factor subunit 4 isoform X2 gives rise to the protein MQEIIASVDHIKFDLEIAVEQQLGAQPLPFPGMDKSGAAVCEFFLKAACGKGGMCPFRHISGEKTVVCKHWLRGLCKKGDQCEFLHEYDMTKMPECYFYSKFGECSNKECPFLHIDPESKIKDCPWYDRGFCKHGPLCRHRHTRRVICVNYLVGFCPEGPSCKFMHPRFELPMGTTEQPPLPQQTQPPAKQRTPQVIGVMQSQNSSAGNRGPRPLEQVTCYKCGEKGHYANRCTKGHLAFLSGQ
- the CPSF4 gene encoding cleavage and polyadenylation specificity factor subunit 4 isoform X3 translates to MQEIIASVDHIKFDLEIAVEQQLGAQPLPFPGMDKSGAAVCEFFLKAACGKGGMCPFRHISGEKTVVCKHWLRGLCKKGDQCEFLHEYDMTKMPECYFYSKFGECSNKECPFLHIDPESKIKDCPWYDRGFCKHGPLCRHRHTRRVICVNYLVGFCPEGPSCKFMHPRFELPMGTTEQPPLPQQTQPPAKRTPQVIGVMQSQNSSAGNRGPRPLEQVTCYKCGEKGHYANRCTKGHLAFLSGQ
- the CPSF4 gene encoding cleavage and polyadenylation specificity factor subunit 4 isoform X1, producing MQEIIASVDHIKFDLEIAVEQQLGAQPLPFPGMDKSGAAVCEFFLKAACGKGGMCPFRHISGEKTVVCKHWLRGLCKKGDQCEFLHEYDMTKMPECYFYSKFGECSNKECPFLHIDPESKIKDCPWYDRGFCKHGPLCRHRHTRRVICVNYLVGFCPEGPSCKFMHPRFELPMGTTEQPPLPQQTQPPAKQSNNPPLQRSSSLIQLTSQNSSPNQQRTPQVIGVMQSQNSSAGNRGPRPLEQVTCYKCGEKGHYANRCTKGHLAFLSGQ